A stretch of the Brachionichthys hirsutus isolate HB-005 unplaced genomic scaffold, CSIRO-AGI_Bhir_v1 contig_1420, whole genome shotgun sequence genome encodes the following:
- the LOC137914766 gene encoding endoplasmin-like, translating into MKRVWVTGFLFALLAFAAVRAEDEVDVDGTVEEDLGKSRDGSKTDDEVVQREEEAIQLDGLNAAQIKELREKSEKHAFQAEVNRMMKLIINSLYKNKEIFLRELISNASDALDKIRLLSLTNDDAMASNEELTIKIKSDKEKNMLHITDTGIGMTKDELVRNLGTIAKSGTSEFLNQMTEMQTEGQSTSELIGQFGVGFYSAFLVADKVIVTSKHNNDTQHIWESDSNQFTVIEDPRENTLGRGTTISLVLKEEASDYLELETIKSLVKKYSQFINFPIYVWASKTETVEEPIEEDADATEEPEKEADEDEAEVEEEDEVKDKPKTKKVEKTVWDWELMNDIKPVWQRPAKEVEDDEYKAFYKTFSKDSDDPLAHIHFTAEGEVTFKSILFVPTAAPRGLFDEYGSKKNDYIKLFVRRVFITDDFNDMMPKYLNFVKGVVDSDDLPLNVSRETLQQHKLLKVIRKKLVRKTLDMIKKIAEEHYNEKFWKEFGTNIKLGVIEDHSNRTRLAKLLRFQTSNSEKAVASLEEYVARMKEKQDKIYFMAGTSRKEAESSPFVERLLKKGYEVIYLTEPVDEYCIQALPEFDGKRFQNVAKEGVNFDESDKAKEKREALEKEYEPLTTWLKDGALKDKIEKAILSQRLTDSPCALVASQYGWSGNMERIMKAQAYQTGKDISTSYYASQKKTLEINPKHPLIKQMLKRVQDNAEDQTASDLAVVLFETATLRSGYQLADTKAYGDRIERMLRLSMNVALDEQIEEEPEEEPVEDDDEEEDSQDKEKQIVDEDEVDVEEMVIPEKTEL; encoded by the exons ATGAAACGAGTTTGGGTGACAGGCTTTCTCTTTGCACTCTTAGCCTTTG CTGCTGTAAGGGCAGAGGATGAAGTTGATGTCGACGGTACAGTCGAAGAGGACCTGGGTAAAAGCAGAGACGGCTCCAAAACCGATGATGAAGTGGTGCAAAG ggaggaggaggcgatccAGCTGGATGGTTTGAATGCGGCTCAAATAAAGGAACTCAGAGAAAAGTCTGAAAAACATGCTTTTCAGGCTGAAGTTAACCGGATGATGAAGCTCATTATCAACTCTCTCTACAAGAACAAGGAG ATCTTCCTCAGGGAGCTGATTTCCAACGCCTCAGATGCTCTGGATAAGATCCGCTTGTTGTCTCTGACCAACGACGACGCAATGGCTTCCAATGAAGAGCTGACCATCAAAATTAAA TCTGACAAGGAGAAGAACATGCTCCACATCACTGACACTGGCATCGGAATGACCAAGGACGAGCTGGTGAGGAACTTGGGTACCATCGCCAAGTCTGGCACCAGCGAGTTTCTCAATCAGATGACGGAGATGCAGACTGAGGGACAGTCGACCTCGGAGCTGATTGGCCAGTTCGGCGTGGGTTTCTACTCCGCCTTCCTCGTTGCAGACAAAGTCATTGTGACGTCCAAACACAACAATGACACTCAGCACATCTGGGAGTCCGACTCGAATCAGTTCACTGTCATTGAAGACCCCCGTGAGAACACATTGGGGAGAGGAACCACTATTTC ACTGGTTCTGAAGGAGGAGGCCTCCGATTACCTGGAGCTGGAGACCATCAAGAGTCTTGTCAAGAAGTACTCTCAATTCATCAACTTCCCAATCTACGTTTGGGCCAGCAAG ACTGAGACTGTTGAAGAGCCCATTGAGGAAGACGCTGATGCCACTGAGGAACCGGAGAAAGaggctgatgaagatgaggctgaagtagaagaggaggatgaggtgaAAGACAAGCCCAAGACAAAGAAG GTTGAGAAGACGGTGTGGGACTGGGAGCTGATGAATGACATCAAGCCCGTCTGGCAGCGTCCAGCTAAGGAGGTTGAGGACGATGAATACAAGGCTTTCTACAAGACCTTCTCCAAG GACAGCGATGACCCGTTGGCCCACATCCACTTCACGGCTGAGGGCGAGGTTACCTTCAAGTCCATCCTGTTTGTGCCCACTGCGGCGCCCCGTGGCCTGTTTGACGAGTATGGAAGCAAGAAGAACGACTACATCAAA CTGTTCGTAAGGAGAGTTTTCATCACTGACGACTTCAACGACATGATGCCCAAGTACCTGAACTTCGTCAAGGGGGTG GTTGACTCCGATGACCTTCCCCTGAATGTTTCCAGAGAGACTCTACAGCAGCACAAGCTGCTCAAG gtGATCCGTAAGAAGCTGGTGCGAAAGACTTTGGACATGATCAAGAAGATTGCAGAGGAACACTACAATGAAAAGTTCTGGAAAGAGTTTGGAACCAACATCAAGCTGGGTGTGATTGAGGATCACTCCAACAGGACCCGTCTGGCCAAGCTCCTGCGTTTCCAGACCTCGAACAGCGAGAAAGCCGTGGCCAGCTTGGAGGAGTATGTGGCGCGCATGAAGGAGAAGCAAGACAAGATCTACTTCATGGCTGGTAccagcaggaaggag GCTGAATCTTCTCCCTTCGTGGAGAGGCTGCTGAAGAAAGGCTACGAGGTGATCTACTTGACGGAGCCCGTGGACGAGTACTGCATCCAGGCACTGCCTGAGTTCGATGGGAAACGCTTCCAGAACGTGGCCAAGGAGGGTGTCAATTTTGATGAGAGTGACAaggccaaggagaagagggaggcccTGGAGAAGGAGTATGAGCCTCTCACCACTTGGCTCAAGGACGGCGCCCTGAAGGATAAG ATCGAGAAggccatcctgtctcagaggctGACCGACTCGCCGTGCGCTTTGGTTGCCAGCCAATATGGCTGGTCGGGAAACATGGAGAGGATCATGAAGGCGCAGGCTTACCAGACTGGTAAAGACATTTCCACGAG TTACTATGCCAGCCAGAAGAAAACATTAGAAATCAACCCCAAGCATCCTCTCATCAAGCAGATGCTTAAAAGAGTCCAA GATAACGCCGAGGACCAGACTGCCTCAGATCTTGCCGTGGTCCTGTTTGAGACTGCCACGCTGCGCTCAGGCTACCAGCTGGCTGACACCAAGGCTTATGGAGACAGGATAGAGCGCATGCTCCGACTCAGCATGAATGTAGCCCTGGACGAACAG ATTGAAGAAGAGCCAGAGGAAGAGCCGGTagaagatgacgatgaagaggaagattcTCAGGATAAAGAGAAGCAGATTgtagatgaagatgaagttGATGTTGAAGAAATG
- the LOC137914772 gene encoding 5'-nucleotidase domain-containing protein 3-like: MARLPSPLSCLQTASVVYNVLHGLRQRTSVSRVVWKRDFGAAVRGVGKLLSHQRRAANHAACVRSSSADGRGVADRLWSVYKETKRETEDLIPVISTNSVNPDTIFANNEMSLRDIEIYGFDYDYTLAFYSRHLHTLIFNIARDILVTKHRYPEDLRKYEYIPNFAVRGLHYDVQKALLMKIDAFHYIQLGTVYRGLQPVPDEEVIAMYDGCHVPLEIMSDFYGKSSHGHTMKQFMDIFSLPEMTLLSCVSDFFMRHNIDYEPVHLYKDVKEAIRDVHVTGIMYRAVEADIEKYICYGEQSHAVLKKLSEHGKKMFLITNSPFDFVDRGMSYIVGKDWMDLFDVVIVQADKPGFFNDRRKPFRRVTDKGALLWDRIHRLDKGNIYKQGNLYEFLRLTGWRGSKVLYFGDHIYSDLADLTLRHGWRTGAIIPELRKEIKIMNTEQYMHMMAWLQALTRLIEQMQVRRDPASHAVVEEWSQERAAMRAQMKDIFNCQFGSLFRTYHNPTYFSRRLSRFADIYMASISCLLNYDLQHTFFPRRTPLQHESPFWPEHRPGGISISSHFDRIDSD, encoded by the exons ATGGCCCGCTTGCCTTCGCCCCTGTCGTGTCTGCAGACGGCGAGCGTCGTCTATAATGTGTTGCACGGCTTGCGGCAGCGAACGTCCGTGTCTCGTGTTGTATGGAAACGGGATTTCGGCGCCGCTGTTCGGGGTGTCGGTAAACTCCTGTCACATCAACGCAGAGCCGCAAACCACGCGGCGTGTGTTCGTAGCAGCTCGGCGGACGGGCGAGGCGTGGCGGACAGGCTGTGGTCTGTTTATAAGGAGACCAAGAGGGAGACTGAAG ATTTGATTCCGGTCATATCGACCAACTCGGTCAACCCGGACACCATCTTTGCCAACAATGAGATGAGCCTGCGAGACATTGAGATCTACGGTTTCGACTACGACTACACCCTGGCCTTCTACTCACGGCACCTCCACACGCTCATCTTCAACATAGCGCGGGACATCCTCGTCACGAAGCACAGG TATCCGGAGGACCTGCGAAAGTACGAGTACATTCCAAATTTTGCTGTAAGAGGACTTCATTACGACGTTCAGAAA GCACTGCTGATGAAGATAGACGCTTTTCACTACATCCAGCTGGGAACTGTCTACAG GGGTCTTCAGCCGGTTCCCGATGAGGAAGTCATCGCCATGTACGACGGCTGCCACGTACCTCTTGAGATCATGAGTGACTTCTATGGCAAG AGCTCCCACggccacaccatgaagcagttcATGGACATTTTCTCGCTGCCCGAGATGACGCTTCTGTCCTGTGTCAGCGACTTCTTCATGAGACACAACATCGACTATGAGCCCGTCCATCTCTACAAAGACGTCAAG GAAGCCATTAGAGATGTTCATGTAACGGGCATCATGTACCGTGCTGTGGAGGCAGACATTG agAAATACATTTGCTACGGTGAGCAAAGCCACGCTGTGTTGAAGAAGCTGTCAGAGCATGGGAAAAAGATGTTCCTCATTACCAACAGCCCATTTGATTTTGT AGACCGAGGAATGAGTTACATCGTAGGGAAGGACTGGATGGACCTGTTTGACGTTGTGATTGTTCAGGCTGACAAACCTGGGTTCTTCAATGACAGGAGAAA GCCTTTCAGACGAGTGACAGACAAAGGTGCGTTGCTGTGGGACAGGATTCACAGACTGGATAAGGGGAATATCTATAAGCAG GGAAACCTTTATGAGTTCCTGAGACTCACCGGCTGGAGAGGATCCAAAGTGCTCTACTTTGGTGATCACATCTATAGCGACTTGGCA GATCTGACATTGAGACACGGCTGGAGGACGGGCGCAATCATCCCTGAGCTGAGGAAGGAAATCAAGATCATGAACACAGAGCAGTACATGCACATGATGGCCTGGTTACAGGCATTGACTCGACTGATTGAGCAGATgcag GTCCGCAGGGATCCAGCGTCTCACGCTGTCGTTGAGGAGTGGAGTCAGGAAAGAGCAGCCATGAG GGcgcagatgaaggacatcttCAACTGTCAGTTCGGGAGTCTCTTCCGGACGTATCACAACCCCACCTACTTCTCACGTCGTCTCTCGCGTTTCGCTGACATCTACATGGCCTCCATTAGTTGCCTGCTCAACTACGACCTCCAGCACACGTTTTTCCCACGCCGCACCCCCCTGCAGCACGAGTCTCCCTTCTGGCCCGAGCACAGGCCTGGGGGTATTAGCATCTCCTCGCACTTCGACAGGATCGACTCggattag